Proteins from one Ricinus communis isolate WT05 ecotype wild-type chromosome 9, ASM1957865v1, whole genome shotgun sequence genomic window:
- the LOC8286902 gene encoding putative anthocyanidin reductase, whose protein sequence is MNGSGGSNATVTYCVTGANGYIGSWLVRLLLQRGYLVHATLRDPAKLLHLLSKWTGGDRLRLFTADLQEEGSFDEAVQGCHGVFHVAASMDFGLVENSNSEYIQSKIIDPAIKGTLNLLKSCLKSKSVKRVVFTSSISTLTAKDSNGEWKKVVDETCQTPIDYVLNAKASGWVYVLSKLLSEGAAFKYAQQNGIDLVSVITTTVAGPFLTSSIPASIQVLLSPVTGDSKFNPILSAVNARMGSIALVHIDDICSAHIFLMEKSQAEGRYICCMNSCLMNELINHLAEEYPCSNIQRSAGGKEGSIPSEISSKKLRELGFTFKHDIKDIIRETISCCVDYGFLAHTRK, encoded by the exons ATGAATGGAAGTGGAGGCAGTAATGCTACTGTTACATACTGTGTTACTGGTGCAAATGGGTATATAGGATCTTGGTTGGTCAGGCTTCTTCTTCAGAGAGGCTACCTGGTCCATGCTACTCTTCGTGATCCTG CAAAGTTATTGCATCTATTGTCGAAATGGACTGGAGGAGACCGATTGAGATTGTTCACAGCTGATTTGCAAGAAGAAGGTAGCTTTGATGAGGCTGTGCAGGGCTGCCATGGTGTATTTCATGTTGCTGCTTCAATGGATTTCGGGCTCGTCGAGAACAGCAACAGTG AGTATATACAGTCAAAGATCATTGATCCTGCAATCAAAGGAACGCTAAACCTTCTTAAATCTTGCTTAAAATCCAAATCTGTgaaaagggttgttttcacatccTCCATCAGTACTCTAACTGCTAAAGATAGCAATGGAGAATGGAAAAAAGTGGTTGACGAAACTTGCCAAACTCCAATAGATTATGTCTTGAATGCGAAAGCTAGTGGATGG GTTTATGTGCTCTCCAAGCTTCTTTCAGAAGGAGCAGCTTTCAAGTATGCACAGCAGAATGGTATTGATCTTGTTTCAGTAATAACTACTACTGTTGCTGGTCCATTCCTTACTTCAAGTATTCCAGCAAGTATTCAAGTTCTCTTATCTCCAGTTACAg GTGACTCCAAGTTTAATCCAATACTATCGGCAGTGAATGCTAGAATGGGTTCGATCGCATTAGTCCACATTGATGACATATGCAGTGCGCATATATTTCTAATGGAGAAGAGTCAAGCAGAAGGTCGATACATATGCTGCATGAACAGTTGTCTAAtgaatgaattaattaatcatcTTGCAGAAGAATATCCTTGCTCAAACATTCAGAG ATCTGCAGGGGGTAAAGAAGGTTCCATACCTTCCGAGATTTCTTCGAAGAAATTAAGAGAATTGGGATTCACTTTCAAGCATGACATTAAAGATATAATTCGTGAAACTATTTCCTGCTGTGTGGACTACGGCTTTCTAGCGCATACTAGAAAGTAA